CAGTACTAGAATATATTCCAAGAATGTCAGAAGTGAACAGAGGACAGCCTATGCAGGATCCAGTGTTGTCTCTAGGTATTCCAGCTTCAAAATGAGTCACCCTAAGGTGAAACTCACCCCTGTGCATGGCCAGCAGAATGCCACTTAAATCCTCCTGAAACCCTATTATGAGAACATGTGCTGTTCCAGAGCACCCGTatctgggtgggattttcaaaagtgcctaaatgataAGAGCACAAGTgtcaggcatttttgaaaatattatccTCTCTCTATCTTCTTAGAAGGCCTCGTCATCCTAGGATctgagcactttgcaaacattgatGCAGGTGTGTTCTACCAAACCATGCAGACCAGTTTTGAAGCTATGCAAATTCACGAATGGGTTTTAACATAGTGTAAGGGCTCAAATCTGACAAAAAATTGAATGGAGGTCCTAATATTGATGACATATTTGCAATTTATCCCTTCCTCATCCTTTTTCCAGCTTTACTATTGATTGTCCCATTGTAGAGGTGGTAGCTCTCTGTAGCACTCTCTCTCCCCATGGTAAATTGGTAACATGAGGGAAGAGATTAAACGGAGAACAGTAGAAAGTTGAGAGGCACATCCAAGGGTTGGAGGGGATAGCGTTTCCATTTGACACCACCATACGTGGAAGATTGTCTTCCAAAAGCAGGAAGGAGGCAGATGCCACCAAAGCGGGAGATTTTGAAGGGACTCTGGAAACTTGGAATATCAGCTCCAGACACAGTCACATACCGGTTAAATGATAGGTGACAGGAGAccatttaaaatactttaaaagcaGTTTGGCATTTCATTATGATGACCTATGATGTTGGCGATGGAAAGTATGCATAGATTCCATTGACAATGTGTAGAGAAATATTGTTTCCTTGTTTCTGTTGGAGCAGAAATGGGAAATGAAAAGGATCTGTTTGCATTGGGTACACATCCATTTCACAGCAAACATATTTGCTGGATAAATTAAACAGGAAATAATAACAACACTCAGTACTTAGAGCACTCTCTGTCAGAGaatttcaatgtgcattacaaACCATAAGGGGCAAATCCTCTCCTTCTCCACAGccatatggggagaggaggcacaGATTCCCAGATACAAAATCGCAATATAGAGCTGGACTCCATTAAAGTTCCACTTGAGCCATTACCTAGCACAGGGATTCTCAAattggaggtcaggaccccttagGGCGTCGttaggttattacatggggggtcgtgagctgtcagcctccaccctgacctcactttgcctccagcatttataatggtgttaaatatattaaaaggtgtttttaatttattagggggggttgcactcagaggcttgctatatgaaagaggtcatcagtacaaaagtttgagaaccactgacctagcaGAACTTGGTGGGGGATGCAGGGGCACTTGGAGGCAGAGGGACCAGGCTTTTGTGACTACATGGATCCACTAGCCATTCTTGCCAGCACATGGGCTCAATGGGCTGTGGACTGTTCCTCAGGCCTCAGTTTGCGGTAATGGCTGTGGAACTGTTCCTGAGAATTCTCCTAACTCTACAGGGTCAGACAAAGCCAAGCTTGTTTTCTTAGGCTTGGCACAATGAGGAACAGGGTGATTTGTCTTCGGTTGATTAAGTGGAATAGGTATGGTTAGTACCCCCCATTTTACaggagaaactgagtcacaaagagggtAAATGGTGCACCCAAGGACACACAACTAATCAATTTCAGAGCCAGGATTATGACCCAAGCCTCCTCGGTTTCAGTCTAATGCACTAACTACTAGCTGGTGCTGCCATTCTTCAGTCTACACATATAGCCTCGCTGTCTTTCAATGAAGGTAGAAACTGACATTGTCTGAAAAATTTGGAATCGCACCGGAAGTCATGCAAAGTTCTCCAATTTGGGGGTTTTACTGTAAACACTAAATTCTCAATCTGGATTCCTGAATCTTGAAATGAGCCTGGACTAGCTTTTCAACAGATCTGTGTTGATTTATGATTTTGGATGAAAACCATCTAGATACTTGGTGGGGTTTAGCCAATGTTTATTTGGATCTTTGGGCTTACTTGAATCAAAAACTCAAAAAAAATATGGGAAGGTTGGGGGAATGAACCCATTATTTTCTGGACTCATAAGTCTGCCAGACATATAACAGGccaaataaaatcaaaacaaaaagattgtctttactatttgtttttttatgatggccaggttttcaaagaGTTTGTGTACAACAGTGTGCTTAATTTGCACATGCCATTGCCTTGTTCTGCATGTAAATCAGAGAATAGTACATGCAAATACAGCTAAATAGGTGTTTGCACCTGCATCTTTCTGGTTGGTGTATGCAGCCAGGATAATTTCATGCATAAACTCTCTGACCAAGAATCTGCTAAACTTAGCGCTAATTCTTTCAGTAGGGATacctttaattaatttttaaaaaccaatTTAAACTAATTTAAAAGTATTAAATGTAGATCATAATTTAATGTAATTGAAAAAATAGACTAAAGGGAGACAGCCCTTTGGGTCCGTCTCCTTTGATTTGTACTGATATTCTCATAAACACTGAAGCTGAGAGACAGGACTAGATCCTCAGTTGGTTTGAACTGGAGCTACGCCAGTTAACCCCAGTTTAGAATCTGGTCCTGTGTAGATACCAGCATGAGACAGATGACTCTGCCACAGGTTGATGCACTGAGTGAAACCTGCACAGAACAGATATTAAAGAGAAGTTAGAGGCATGTTCCAGAGAAGAATGCCTCAGTCTGATTTTTAACTCTGGTGAGTCTGCTCTGACAGCATCAGTTTATCATTCCCTAAGGCTCCTTGGCTGGGGACTGACTGTCACAAGAAACAGGTCAGCGAATGAGAACATTTTCTTGTCTCTGCTCACCCCGCCTGACTAACTGTGTCTCTACGGTATAAATGATTAAGGATTGTAGATGACCCAGTTGGAGAAGTGGAGGAAAGAAACTGACACACCATCTCTCAGCACCACCAATAAATAAGTAAATTATTCAGACTACAGCAGAGCAGTTTTAGATTAAATcacaggaaaaacttcctaactgtgaaCAGTAGGAgaatggaacagatgcctaggaaggttgtggagtctccttcactggaggttttcaaaaagaggctagagagccatctgtcttgggtggtttagacacaacaaatcctgcatcttggcaaagGGTTAAACAAGATggcccttgtggtcccttctaaccctatggttctatgctTTTATATCTGGAAGTGGATGTTGATCAAACTTTTTTAAAGCTTAGATATTTCTTTCCCTTCTTCCCCCTTCACTTCTGTTTTCCAGCCACGACTGGAATGAAAAGCACCGAATGCCACGATAAAGGGCAGTCCCAAGCTATGTTTTACTATGTCCAAAAGCAGATGTGCTAGAAATATTAGGGCCCGTTCCTGCGAGCTTTCCAGTCTCTCCTGGGGTTCAGATAAACTGCTTGAATGTTTGGCTGCTTATCTGGAATGTATCCAGACCTGGGGCTTGATCCCCCACcctgtgaaatcaatggaaagactacaCTGGATCTTGAATCAAAGTCCTTTTGAAGTGTGTCTGTCTCTGAAACCGGAGCTATAGCAGCCTCTAGCCATAAAGCCTGCCTAGTAATCTACTTACGAGTACCTGCCCGACATTTTCCTCACGACGGCAATGATGATCCCAGTAACGATTCCCACCGCTATTATGATTCCAATGATGATTCCAACCAGTGTAACTGTTGCCAGGCCATCTGAGTGGGGAAATGTATAGGATGTTAGCATGTTTTCCACGTAACCCATGTATAACTATGGGGCCAGATAGTAAGAGGTCCTAATACTTTGTAGTAAAACGGAATTATTTTTGTCACATTCGATTCCATGAGAATCTTCCCTGAATCCTGTGAACTGTAAAATATGTCATTTTGGTTTAGAGAGACCTGACCGGGGCGATTGGACCAAACTCTGTCGGTGataatgcttaatttgtgccgggctaagccccggcacctctacgcttggcagttcagagccccggcacttccaggcttgctgcatcagttatgaaagtaaaaaaaaattgcttgagcctcggcacctctttcattgcaTATTAAGCCCTGGTTGgtgacacaagcttttgagcttacacagagttcttcttcagctctgtatagctcaaaaACTTCTCTTTCACAATCAGATGTttttacctcagccaccttgtctatCTCGTACCttgggactaacacagctacaacaatactgcaaacCACTTGAAAATGTCATTTAGGTTTAGCAATTTCCTTGCTCACTTTCTCTGGGCTGGTTGGAGTCAAAGAGAGTTtgtccatttacttcaatgggctttgagaCAGGCCCTTTAAAAGTTCATAGCCATGTCTCATGTGGGATTTAAATGCATCTGCTCCTTTTATAACCAATTTTGTTACTTACCTTTCTCATCTGTAGTCCCGGGCTCGCCACCCACTTCGTCTGGAAAGAAAGAAccaaaataactttttaatatgGTGACTGTTAGGTGTTCATACCATGATGTCACACTGTAGGGGAGGTTATAAAAACTACAGCCCAACGGGTCTGAGAATGAAACCACGACAGGTGTGCAGTTTAAtagggtgtgtgttggggagtgAGTGTAAATAGAGAGCACCCAGAGAGCGTAGAGTAAAAGGAGTTGTGAAGAGACTGAGCCTCGCAGCTGAAATAAAGGCTGTCTACACGTAAAAtgcaacagcagcacagctgcagctgtagcgcttcagtgtagatactccctatggcagcggttctcaacctatttatcattgtgggccgcaggttgagaaccacagtgcCCCCCACCTAACACCCCTTGCAAACCCCTATGCTCAGCACCCTCCACCCAGAGATCCCTCCAAAGAGTGGGGCCAGGAGCggagagctgggtgtggggtgaggggcagggaccTGGACCCCAGATCCTGCTGCGTGGGGACCCTGACACCCCACTGTAcgggagtggggggcagccaGGACCCTGAACCCAGACCCTGCTGGGTGGGGCCAGGCGGCAGCCAGCTGCCCGGACCCCAGATCCCACCGGGACCCCGTTGCATGGGGCCGGGCAGCAGCTAGTTGTCCAGACCCCAAATCTCGCTGGGACCCCATTGCATGGGGCCGGAGGGACGGCAGCCGGCTGCCAGGACCCCAGATCCTGCCAGGCCCCCATTGCATGGGGCCGGGCAGCAGCCGGCTGCCTGGACCCTGAGCCCTGCCATGTGGGGCTGTGTCGCAGTCAGGAGCCGGCAGCCCGGACCCTGCAGCCTGTAGCACACATCtgacctgggctgcagctgtgtgccaaCTGGGCTGTGGATTCAGAACCTCTGTCCTAGAGTGACAGGAGGGATTTCTCCTGTCACTATAGTTAATACACCTCCCCCAGAGGTGgtaactaggttgacagaagaattcttccaagTCTACACCGGGTTTAGGTCAGTTTAAcaacgtcactcaggggtgtggatttttcacccctgGGTCGACCTAACTTGTGAGTGTAGGCCAGCCCAAAGACCAACAGAAATCTAAAGAGATCTTGGACTGGTGTGAATCAGGATCAACACCAGTGTAGCTCTATTGATCTAACACCACTGTAAATTAGATTTcacagataaccttaactctggcgtttcctagcttttgagtgcttgactttgcaaccttaatgttctatTAGCACAATTTTTTTGTATAATAAATCGTAGCAATATCTTAGCTAATCTAACTGCAGAGTGACACCTGCCTGGTTAAAATCAGGACAACAAACAGGCAGGGAAGTGATCAGTGTTCCAGATATTAAAACTAGTGTCGTTTCTTTGGTATATCATTTTGTTTCCTACATTGGATCCTTAAGTGGGCCAGTCAAACTTGGACTGATTTGTTTGAGGCTTGAGCCCAGAGACATCaatctttcattatttgtttcaGATTCTGCTCTAGATTTCTGCCTAAGCAGACAGGAAGGCAAGTTTGTTTTGGATGCCATGAGCTTCTCTGACCTGCACATATCTGTTACACTTACAGTATCTGCACTCCATGGGGCCAACCCCCCCGAGTTTGTACTGCACAGCTTGCaatctgaaagtgcagcagtagGATGCTTTATGACACAATGCCAATGTTTTAAGgaaaatgtatcatttttagGACGGCTTTGTTTGTGTTTTGACAGAAAAAGTAAGACACTGGGAAGATATTTTTGCTCTTTGGCACAAACTGGGCACTGATGACTAGGACGGCTCAGCACACCCATAATCTTTTATGGCACTTAAAAATGGTTATAATAATGCACAAAACTTTCCTTCTCACAGTTCCTGAGCATTTAATCATTCCTCTTAGTCTTAACATGAAAGGTACCAATAAAAATAGGGTAGATCAGTGATAACCCATTTGTGACTGTTCAAAGCCCTGAATGCTATCTTCATCCAttgacttagggctggtctacgctacggggggggggggggatgggaggatcgatgtaagttacgcaacttcagctacgtgaataactaTCCTATCGATTCCCTTGTGCTtctcgttgaggtggagtaccggagtcgacgctAGAGTGATTGGCGGTCAATTTATCGCTTctacactagacatgataaatcgacccctgctgaaTCAATGGCTGCCTGCTGATTGggccggtagtgtagacaagcccttaggatgCTCCCTCTGACACTCCCTGTGATGGGATGCTGATCAAACTCACTGACAGTgtcagagctgccaggaggtgcaTTCCCCCTTGGCATGTACCTGCCCCACCTAACAGTAACCAGgaaaggggtggtggtggggaaagaaGGAGATGAGAAACAATCCCTGCCATCCAACAGCTTGGAAAGAGaaaccctccccatcccctgtcagCTGCTAAGAGACAGGAGGTCTTCTCCCTGTGTGCCCAAAAGattgaggggagagagagaaaggggagacCTCGCCTCTCTCAATGGACAAGAGATATGGGGGAAGCTAAAAGGCTGCTTCATCATCAAATGGAGTCGGAGATGCTGCATTGTCGAATACTGACCCAGTGTCACCATGCAGTTTCAGGGTATCATGCTGCAGTTAATTGGTGGATCTCAGGCTGCACCTGACGAAAAAGTGATTCTTTGGGTATTAAATTCTGCACAGCACTAATTTAGGGAAGGGTTCTCTATTTTAGGTGACTGTTGAGATTGCCTAtcaagggcttgcagctgttatGAGGCAGAATGgtttgtgattaaggcactggcTGGGAATGCAGGTaatctaggttctattcctgttTCTGCCACtgatgaccttgagcaagtcacttttcTTCTCTAtgccccagtttccccatctgtaaaatgaagataatactaGCTCCCTTGCAATGGGGTGCTGTATATTGATTAATGTTAAGCACAGTAAGATCCTTGAATAGAAGTGTTTAGCGAGCCTTACTGTGCACAGTATAATTATTATGGTTGTTGGGAAATAGCTTTTATTTTGAAGACTGGAAGATTTTTAATACAAAAGGTGTTCTGAGCTAAATGATAGAAATTCTTTGTATAGCAGTTGGAATATACTGCCTTGAACTTACAGCCTTTTTTTTTCATACTTGACTGATACcaaatttttttcctctttcgATAATTAAAAAAACTGGCtctgtatataaataaaatgctAGGAACTTGATGTTGCATTGGCTTAACTAATGCATATACCTTTGAACTCCAGAAACTTGGGGCCAGATAATTTGGTCACCACATACTAATTCCAAGTAGTCATTGGCCTGCATCCACCCCATAATCTGCTACAATTTGGCATGAGTGACAGTCTCTACTTAATAAAGAACCAAGTCTGAACGAACAAGTGTGTTGCAGATTGGAACGGCAATGCATTGGCAAAGCTTGTGTGTGGGAAGTTTGTACAGAGGCTGCACAATCTTTTTCTCTAGCCAGTGTTATTAACTCCTTACTTGAGTAGCAACCCGAAGTAGATGAAACACAATTGCTGTTTTCTTTCCTAGAGGAAAGTGTTCTCAAATCACCCACACGTACTTTAGACAGTGAGTCTGAAACTCCCCCTGTAAAATTCAGAGTTGGTTACCATTGCTTCTGTTATTTAATAATGAACAAAGTCAAGAGATGCCCAGACTAGTAGCAGAGACAAAGAATCAGGTAAGGAGACCGAAgaacatacatttttaaacaaatgtgcTTGATCTTTTGTCCAGGGATATGCAACTGCTGCAGCATAAAAAAGCAGACAGAGCAACAAAAGACAGAAAATTTGTTTGAGGACTGTAGTTAACTTAATGTCTTCTTATTTATCAACAGATAGAGCCAGTTCCCATGTCCAGGTAGAACAGGGAGTGACCTGGGGCAGTGACCTCTCCAATAACTGCTTGTGTGAGCAACTGCAGTTTGGGAGGTGAAGGGCTGCAGGTACTTAGGAAAGCAGAGCCCATGGCCAGGCTGTTCCAGACAACTGTATGAAATTTGCTTTGCAGGGATCTGTGGAACTATTTCATAGTGAGTCTAGACAAATGTCATCCCAGTTCCGCTTTGACTTTCCATTTTGAAACAAACCTCATATGCCAAAGCAAAACTCAGTTCCAACCACTGGAATTCATGGGATTTCAGTGCAAAGCCATGAATGGGTCCAGCTTGGCTTTGACAGGTTCATGAACCTCAGTGAACATAACTTACAGTcgagtgaaactaaaaatcacaaGTAAAGGCTTCTACCTTCAGAATTTTCAACCACATCCGCGTCAGTAGAGTTCTCGCTGTCTTCATTATCGGCGACCATACTTTCTGTGGTTATTAGGTCTTCTAAAGGGAACAGGTCTCTTATGGTGTGCAGTTGTGTGGGCAACTGGGAGGAGTGAatgtaaaaagagagagacaaagtaaGACCCAGTCTCTTTAACATTTATATATAAAGGCAGAACTTTAATTTCCTCGCCTGCATAAAGTCCAATGTCTGGATTCTGAGGTCAGCTCTGCTCTTTTTGTTCTACTCCTGCAGCACAGAGGGACTGAAAAGGTATCCTATTGTCCTAGTTTGAGGGAGTCCCCTGTGGGCATATAGAAAGCATAGCAGTCTCCTATGCAATTGCCTGCAGATCCTCCTGTGAATGGCTTGATGGGGATGAAGTGTGACCATGCTGCAGTCCAGCAACCCCTAGGCTGCTCAAATCTACCCCAGGACTGGCTCCGAAACAGCCACATGATCAGGGAGCCACAAACAGGTACCTTTTATCCCCAGCTCAAGATCAGTTGAGAATCAAGCCCTATGTTTCACAAAAAAGAAAAGTGTGTGAAACAAAGACAGAAAAGAAACAGCCCTGTTTGGCTGTCGTGTGTTTTACAAGttttcataataataatatgtcTATATTTGACTGTCTGGATTTGCAGTGTGAAAAACACATGCTGAATTACTGATCAGTAATAAGCTATGTCCACCATGAAGCCCAGCTTTAGGAATGCAGCTGTGGGGAAGTATTTCCAGTATAGAGGACAATATGCCAGTTCATCAGTTTCTAAAGGGAAAAATTAAATCCTCAGGTTTTCTGTTCATTGTCACTAATTCAACTTTACTGTAAAGGAACAACAGTCGATGCAACTGAAAGTTAGAACTGCTTGCCACAGCAATCACTAACAGCAAAACATTGTCAATGCAGAGGCAAGGAAAGGGGAGTTTTACCCAGTGTCATAGAAATTTACAAATTTGTTTGTCCATTGTATTACATCAGTTCAACATCAGtgcagctccaccgaagccaatGGAGGGCAGAACTGGTATAAGTGCATAGCAAGCCCTGAATATTCTGTGAAATCAGCTTCATCTCCCGCCACCCAAACTTTTGCAAAGCAAAAAACTGGTATTTGGCCACCCTTTATTTTTGGAACAAATCATCACTTATTACCATAAAGCCACAAGCTCAAAATCTGACTGCTCAAAAGACAAAGCAAGAAGACAAGGCATACAGTGCTAG
Above is a genomic segment from Mauremys reevesii isolate NIE-2019 linkage group 21, ASM1616193v1, whole genome shotgun sequence containing:
- the PDPN gene encoding podoplanin isoform X1; amino-acid sequence: MFIQTQLLIFLLGSTPFRAFAEEASTVQLEDETVSIDFKDRNDSEIEESPTLLPTQLHTIRDLFPLEDLITTESMVADNEDSENSTDADVVENSEDEVGGEPGTTDEKDGLATVTLVGIIIGIIIAVGIVTGIIIAVVRKMSGRYSP
- the PDPN gene encoding podoplanin isoform X3 is translated as MFIQTQLLIFLLGSTPFRAFAEEASTVQLEDETVSIDFKDRNDSEIEESPTLLPTQLHTIRDLFPLEDLITTESMVADNEDSENSTDADVVENSEDEVGGEPGTTDEKDGLATVTLVGIIIGIIIAVGIVTGIIIAVVRKMSGRP
- the PDPN gene encoding podoplanin isoform X2 yields the protein MFIQTQLLIFLLGSTPFRAFAEEASTVQLEDETVSIDFKDRNDSEIEESPTLLPTQLHTIRDLFPLEDLITTESMVADNEDSENSTDADVVENSEDEVGGEPGTTDEKDGLATVTLVGIIIGIIIAVGIVTGIIIAVVRKMSGRYS